A portion of the Streptomyces sp. NBC_00376 genome contains these proteins:
- a CDS encoding succinate dehydrogenase/fumarate reductase iron-sulfur subunit: MKLTLRVWRQKNADAPGAMSTYEVDGISQDMSFLEMLDTLNEELILAGDDPVAFDHDCREGICGACSLVINGDAHGPERTTTCQLHMRSFEDGDTIDIEPWRASAFPVVKDLVVDRSAFDRIIQAGGYISAPTGTAPEAHATPVPKPDADFAFEHAECIGCGACVAACPNGSAMLFTSAKINHLNVLPQGAPERETRVLDMVGQMDSEGFGGCTLTGECATACPKGIPLPSISAMNREWLRATRKVRR; this comes from the coding sequence ATGAAGCTCACCCTGCGCGTCTGGCGCCAGAAGAACGCCGACGCACCCGGCGCCATGTCCACCTACGAGGTGGACGGCATCTCGCAGGACATGTCGTTCCTGGAGATGCTCGACACCCTCAACGAGGAACTGATCCTCGCCGGCGACGACCCCGTCGCCTTCGACCACGACTGCCGCGAGGGCATCTGCGGCGCGTGCAGTCTCGTCATCAACGGCGATGCGCACGGCCCCGAGCGCACCACCACGTGCCAGCTCCACATGCGGTCCTTCGAGGACGGCGACACGATCGACATCGAACCGTGGCGCGCCTCCGCCTTCCCGGTCGTCAAGGACCTGGTCGTGGACCGCTCGGCCTTCGACCGGATCATCCAGGCGGGCGGATACATCTCCGCCCCGACCGGCACCGCCCCCGAGGCGCACGCCACCCCGGTGCCCAAGCCGGACGCGGACTTCGCCTTCGAGCACGCCGAGTGCATCGGCTGCGGCGCCTGCGTCGCGGCCTGCCCCAACGGCTCGGCGATGCTCTTCACCTCGGCGAAGATCAACCACCTCAACGTGCTGCCGCAGGGCGCCCCGGAGCGCGAGACCCGGGTCCTGGACATGGTCGGCCAGATGGACAGCGAGGGCTTCGGCGGCTGCACCCTCACCGGGGAGTGCGCCACCGCCTGCCCCAAGGGCATCCCGCTGCCGTCGATCTCGGCCATGAACAGGGAGTGGCTGCGGGCGACCCGTAAGGTCCGCCGCTGA
- a CDS encoding fumarate reductase/succinate dehydrogenase flavoprotein subunit, protein MTDYSHYETGAPVVDTKAPEGPVAERWDTRRFQARLVNPANRRKHTVIVVGTGLAGGSAGATLAEQGYHVVQFCFQDSPRRAHSVAAQGGINAAKNYRNDGDSIHRLFYDTVKGGDFRARESNVHRLAQISVEIIDQCVAQGVPFAREYGGLLDNRSFGGVQVSRTFYARGQTGQQLLLGAYQALSRQIAAGNVELHARTEMLDLIVVDGKARGIVARDLVTGKIDTYFADAVVLASGGYGNVFYLSTNAMNSNATAVWRAHRRGAYFANPCFTQIHPTCIPRTGDHQSKLTLMSESLRNDGRIWVPKAKGDDRPANEIPEDERDYYLERIYPAFGNLVPRDIASRAAKNVCDEGRGVGPGGQGVYLDFAEAIQRMGRDKVEEKYGNLFDMYARITAENPYETPMRIYPAVHYTMGGLWVDYDLQTTIPGLFAIGEANFSDHGANRLGASALMQGLADGYFVLPSTINDYLARNPHHEAVDASHPAVEEAVADTEDRLNLLLSVDGDRTPDSFHREIGELMWEYCGMARTEDGLRTALERIPQIREEFWRRIKVPGIGEEFNQSLEKANRIVDYLELAELMCLDALHRAESCGGHFREESQTPDGEAARRDEEFSYAAAWEFSGTGEAPVLHKEDLVFEYVHPTQRSYA, encoded by the coding sequence ATGACCGACTACTCGCACTACGAGACCGGCGCGCCCGTCGTCGACACCAAGGCCCCCGAGGGCCCCGTCGCCGAACGCTGGGACACCCGCCGCTTCCAGGCCAGGCTGGTCAACCCGGCCAACCGCCGCAAGCACACCGTCATCGTCGTCGGCACCGGCCTGGCCGGCGGCTCGGCCGGCGCGACGCTGGCCGAACAGGGCTACCACGTCGTCCAGTTCTGCTTCCAGGACTCGCCCCGCCGCGCCCACTCGGTCGCCGCCCAGGGCGGCATCAACGCGGCGAAGAACTACCGCAACGACGGCGACTCGATCCACCGGCTCTTCTACGACACCGTCAAGGGCGGCGACTTCCGGGCCCGCGAGTCCAATGTCCACCGGCTCGCCCAGATCTCCGTCGAGATCATCGACCAGTGCGTCGCCCAGGGCGTGCCCTTCGCCCGCGAGTACGGCGGCCTCCTCGACAACCGCTCCTTCGGCGGCGTCCAGGTCTCCCGCACCTTCTACGCCCGGGGCCAGACCGGACAGCAGCTCCTGCTCGGCGCCTACCAGGCGCTGTCCCGGCAGATCGCCGCGGGCAACGTCGAACTGCACGCCCGTACCGAGATGCTCGACCTGATCGTCGTCGACGGCAAGGCCCGCGGGATCGTCGCCCGCGACCTCGTCACCGGGAAGATCGACACCTACTTCGCCGACGCGGTCGTCCTGGCCAGCGGCGGCTACGGCAACGTCTTCTACCTGTCGACGAACGCCATGAACTCCAACGCCACCGCCGTCTGGCGCGCCCACCGCCGCGGCGCCTACTTCGCCAACCCCTGCTTCACTCAGATCCACCCCACCTGCATCCCGCGCACCGGCGACCACCAGTCCAAGCTGACGCTGATGAGCGAGTCGCTGCGCAACGACGGCCGGATCTGGGTCCCGAAGGCCAAGGGCGACGACCGTCCCGCCAACGAGATCCCCGAGGACGAGCGCGACTACTACCTGGAGCGCATCTACCCCGCCTTCGGCAACCTCGTCCCCAGGGACATCGCCTCCCGCGCCGCGAAGAACGTCTGCGACGAGGGGCGCGGCGTCGGCCCCGGCGGCCAGGGCGTCTACCTGGACTTCGCCGAGGCCATCCAGCGGATGGGCCGGGACAAGGTCGAGGAGAAGTACGGCAACCTCTTCGACATGTACGCACGGATCACGGCGGAGAACCCGTACGAGACCCCGATGCGGATCTACCCCGCCGTGCACTACACGATGGGCGGCCTCTGGGTCGACTACGACCTCCAGACCACCATCCCCGGCCTCTTCGCCATCGGCGAGGCCAACTTCTCCGACCACGGTGCCAACCGGCTCGGCGCGTCCGCGCTGATGCAGGGCCTCGCCGACGGCTACTTCGTCCTCCCGTCGACGATCAACGACTACCTGGCCCGCAATCCGCACCATGAGGCGGTCGACGCCTCGCACCCCGCGGTCGAGGAGGCCGTCGCCGACACCGAGGACCGGCTCAACCTGCTGCTCTCCGTCGACGGCGACCGCACCCCCGACTCCTTCCACCGCGAGATCGGTGAACTCATGTGGGAGTACTGCGGAATGGCCCGCACCGAGGACGGGCTGCGCACCGCGCTCGAACGCATCCCGCAGATCCGCGAGGAGTTCTGGCGCCGCATCAAGGTCCCCGGCATCGGCGAGGAGTTCAACCAGTCGCTGGAGAAGGCCAACCGCATCGTCGACTACCTGGAGCTCGCCGAGCTCATGTGCCTCGACGCACTGCACCGCGCCGAATCCTGCGGAGGCCACTTCCGCGAGGAGTCGCAGACCCCGGACGGCGAAGCCGCCCGCCGGGACGAGGAGTTCTCCTATGCCGCCGCCTGGGAGTTCTCCGGCACCGGCGAGGCCCCCGTCCTGCACAAGGAAGACCTCGTCTTCGAGTACGTCCACCCCACTCAGCGGAGCTACGCATGA
- a CDS encoding succinate dehydrogenase has protein sequence MALATRTDRRPSMTRTLWDSSLGKKTVMAVSGLIMLLYLVVHMIGNLKIFFGAGEFNHYAHWLRTMGEPFLHYEWALWIVRVVLVAAVVLHAVSAYQLSRRDIRARPAKYVHRKPRATYATRTMRWGGIILALFIVWHILDLTTGTVHSGGFQSGHPYQNVIDTFSTWYGNTIYIVAMLALGLHVQHGFWSAAQTLGAGNATRDRVLKTIANALAAVLTLGFISVPVAVMTGVVS, from the coding sequence ATGGCATTGGCAACCCGGACGGACCGACGGCCGTCCATGACGCGTACGCTCTGGGACTCGTCCCTCGGCAAGAAGACGGTCATGGCCGTGAGCGGCCTGATCATGCTCCTCTACTTGGTCGTCCACATGATCGGCAACCTGAAGATCTTCTTCGGGGCCGGCGAGTTCAACCACTACGCGCACTGGCTGCGGACCATGGGCGAGCCCTTCCTGCACTACGAGTGGGCCCTGTGGATCGTCCGCGTCGTGCTCGTCGCGGCGGTGGTGCTGCACGCCGTCTCCGCGTACCAGCTCAGCCGCCGCGACATCAGGGCGCGCCCCGCCAAGTACGTGCACCGCAAGCCGCGTGCCACCTATGCCACCCGCACCATGCGCTGGGGCGGGATCATCCTCGCCCTGTTCATCGTCTGGCACATCCTCGACCTGACGACGGGCACCGTGCACTCCGGCGGATTCCAGTCCGGCCACCCGTACCAGAACGTCATCGACACCTTCTCCACCTGGTACGGCAACACGATCTACATCGTCGCCATGCTCGCCCTCGGGCTCCACGTCCAGCACGGCTTCTGGAGCGCCGCCCAGACACTCGGCGCGGGGAACGCGACCCGTGACCGCGTCCTCAAGACCATCGCCAACGCCCTCGCCGCGGTGCTGACGCTGGGCTTCATCTCCGTACCCGTCGCCGTCATGACCGGAGTCGTGAGCTGA
- a CDS encoding LysR family transcriptional regulator encodes MQFQQLMYFVAVAETRHFTRAAEEVHVSQPSLSQQIRALESELGAELFSRARGNITLTDAGEALLPLARRILADADTARHEVQELAQLRRGRVRLGATPSLCTGLLPDVLRAFHDRHPGIRLLLEEGGSLDLVRELARGALDLALVVLPLPAASPALTTVELLREDLVVVSSAREPRPGRGGSVRIADLQGEPLVMFRHGYDLRELTVAACRAEGFEPSFTVEGGEMDAVLGFVRAGLGIAVVPSMVAVRSGHDLRTTPLARPGLRRTIALAHRSDVAPPRAARELQKVLLAAGRA; translated from the coding sequence ATGCAGTTCCAGCAGCTGATGTATTTCGTGGCCGTGGCCGAGACCCGGCACTTCACCCGGGCCGCCGAGGAGGTGCATGTCTCGCAGCCCTCGCTCTCCCAGCAGATCCGGGCGCTGGAGAGCGAGCTGGGGGCGGAGCTGTTCAGCCGGGCGCGCGGAAACATCACGCTGACCGACGCGGGCGAGGCCCTGCTGCCGCTGGCCCGCCGGATCCTCGCTGACGCGGACACCGCACGCCACGAGGTGCAGGAGCTCGCGCAGCTGCGCCGGGGCCGGGTCCGGCTGGGTGCGACGCCCAGCCTCTGCACCGGCCTGCTCCCCGACGTGCTGCGCGCCTTCCACGACCGGCATCCGGGGATCCGGCTGCTGCTGGAGGAGGGCGGCTCGCTCGACCTGGTGCGGGAGCTGGCGCGGGGCGCGCTCGATCTCGCGCTGGTGGTGCTGCCGCTGCCCGCCGCGTCGCCCGCGCTGACCACGGTGGAGCTGCTCCGGGAGGACCTGGTCGTGGTGTCCTCGGCGCGGGAGCCGCGGCCCGGCCGGGGCGGGAGCGTACGGATCGCCGACCTCCAGGGCGAGCCCCTGGTGATGTTCCGGCACGGCTACGACCTGCGGGAGCTGACGGTCGCCGCCTGCCGGGCGGAGGGTTTCGAGCCGTCGTTCACGGTGGAGGGCGGCGAGATGGACGCCGTGCTCGGCTTCGTACGGGCGGGGCTCGGGATCGCCGTGGTGCCGAGCATGGTCGCCGTCCGCTCCGGCCACGACCTGCGGACCACACCGCTGGCCCGCCCCGGGCTGCGGCGCACGATCGCGCTCGCGCACCGCAGCGACGTGGCTCCGCCGCGCGCGGCACGCGAGCTCCAGAAGGTGCTGCTCGCCGCCGGACGGGCCTGA